From Streptomyces sp. TLI_053, a single genomic window includes:
- a CDS encoding CpaF/VirB11 family protein, whose amino-acid sequence MRGSPLHQQPATDPAALPWSTPLPGPVGPMTTGRVAPGPAAPGRTAGAPTAAAPAPAAAPTAVPSALPSLDRRGAGTRPAVDPAVARELKRQVAAELHQQITRLTSGSGTEPDRATRRQRGRALIEEAVARWSDAYAQTHGIPPTRDQDRALAEAVFDLLFRAGRLQPYLDDPDIENILVNGCDDVWVSRVHQPLRQVPPVADSDAELVELLQDLARQHGGGERSLSTASPTLALRLEGGMRLQALTEVTPRPYVAIRRHRVASATLPEMVRLGAVDNTLAAFLASAIRARKNVMITGTQGVGKTSLLRAMAAEIPPDERVGTLESEFELWLHTLGHLRQVVPMEAREGNGERVEGRSAGELSIGDLIPAALRMTLSRIIVGEVRSGEVVPMLRVMTNGEGGSMCTLHARGPHMVVDRIAELCLEYGSHMTDALAYRLTANAVDFIVHVSMVDETHVGGRRHRFVSHVLEVAGLGESGRPALNTVFGPRPELGEPRAVPHTPPQCLDDLRRAGFDAALLGSRYGSWAEPLQLRIGGGAR is encoded by the coding sequence GTGCGCGGTAGTCCGCTGCACCAGCAGCCCGCGACCGACCCGGCCGCGCTGCCCTGGTCGACGCCACTGCCCGGCCCGGTCGGGCCGATGACCACCGGCCGGGTCGCCCCGGGCCCTGCGGCCCCGGGTCGGACGGCGGGAGCACCGACGGCCGCCGCCCCCGCCCCCGCCGCCGCGCCCACCGCCGTCCCCTCCGCCCTGCCCTCGCTCGACCGGCGCGGCGCGGGCACCCGGCCCGCCGTCGACCCCGCGGTCGCGCGCGAGCTGAAGCGCCAGGTCGCGGCCGAACTGCACCAGCAGATCACCCGGTTGACCTCGGGCTCCGGTACCGAGCCGGACCGGGCCACCCGTCGCCAGCGCGGCCGCGCGCTGATCGAGGAGGCCGTCGCCCGCTGGTCCGACGCCTACGCCCAGACCCACGGCATCCCGCCGACCCGGGACCAGGACCGCGCCCTCGCCGAGGCCGTCTTCGACCTGCTGTTCCGGGCCGGGCGGCTCCAGCCCTACCTGGACGATCCGGACATCGAGAACATCCTGGTCAACGGCTGCGACGACGTCTGGGTCTCCCGGGTGCACCAGCCGCTGCGCCAGGTCCCGCCGGTGGCCGACAGCGACGCCGAACTCGTCGAACTGCTCCAGGACCTGGCCCGCCAGCACGGCGGCGGCGAACGCTCGCTGTCCACCGCCAGTCCGACGCTCGCCCTGCGCCTGGAGGGCGGAATGCGCCTCCAGGCCCTCACCGAGGTCACCCCGCGCCCGTACGTCGCCATCCGCCGGCACCGGGTGGCCTCGGCGACCCTGCCCGAGATGGTCCGGCTCGGCGCCGTGGACAACACCCTCGCGGCCTTCCTGGCCTCGGCCATCCGGGCCCGGAAGAACGTGATGATCACCGGTACCCAGGGCGTCGGCAAGACCAGCCTGCTGCGCGCGATGGCCGCCGAGATCCCGCCGGACGAGCGGGTCGGCACCCTGGAGTCGGAGTTCGAGCTCTGGCTGCACACCCTCGGCCATCTGCGCCAGGTCGTCCCGATGGAGGCCCGGGAGGGCAACGGCGAACGGGTGGAAGGCCGTTCGGCGGGCGAGCTGAGCATCGGCGACCTCATCCCGGCGGCGCTGCGGATGACCCTCTCCCGGATCATCGTCGGCGAGGTCCGCTCCGGCGAGGTCGTCCCGATGCTGCGGGTCATGACCAACGGCGAGGGCGGCTCGATGTGCACCCTGCACGCGCGCGGCCCGCACATGGTCGTCGACCGCATCGCCGAACTCTGCCTGGAGTACGGCTCGCACATGACCGACGCGCTCGCCTACCGGCTCACCGCCAACGCCGTGGACTTCATCGTGCACGTCTCGATGGTCGACGAGACGCACGTCGGCGGCCGTCGGCACCGTTTCGTCTCGCACGTGCTGGAGGTCGCGGGCCTCGGCGAGAGCGGCCGGCCCGCGCTGAACACCGTATTCGGGCCGCGCCCCGAACTCGGCGAGCCGCGTGCCGTCCCGCACACCCCGCCGCAGTGCCTGGACGACCTGCGCCGGGCCGGCTTCGACGCGGCGCTGCTCGGCTCCCGCTACGGCAGCTGGGCCGAGCCGCTCCAGCTGCGGATCGGCGGTGGTGCCCGGTGA